The following proteins come from a genomic window of Miscanthus floridulus cultivar M001 chromosome 2, ASM1932011v1, whole genome shotgun sequence:
- the LOC136540817 gene encoding sex determination protein tasselseed-2-like, whose translation MHASLASYAAAAMPALDLRPEMAHAHQPVMSPSHHGWDGNGAAVVPTPMPKRLDGKVAIVTGGARGIGEAIVRLFVKHGARVVIADIDDAAGEALASALGPQVSFVRCDVSVEEDVRRAVDWALSRHGGRLDVYCNNAGVLGRQTRAAKSILSFDAGEFDRVLRVNALGAALGMKHAALAMAPRRAGSIVSIASVAGVLGGLGPHAYTASKHAIVGLTKNAACELGAHGIRVNCVSPFGVATPMLINAWCQGHDAAGDADLDLDITVPSDEEVEKMEEVVRGLATLKGPTLRPKDIAEAVLFLASDESRYISGHNLVVDGGVTTSRNLIGL comes from the exons ATGCACGCTAGCCTCGCCTCCTACGCCGCGGCAGCTATGCCGGCGCTCGACCTCCGCCCCGAGATGGCGCACGCGCACCAGCCCGTCATGTCGCCGTCGCACCACGGCTGGGACGGCAATGGCGCCGCAGTCGTGCCCACCCCTATGCCCAAGAG GCTGGACGGGAAGGTGGCCATTGTGACCGGCGGAGCGCGGGGCATCGGTGAGGCCATCGTGAGGCTGTTCGTGAAGCACGGGGCCCGGGTGGTGATCGCGGACATCGACGACGCCGCCGGGGAGGCGCTGGCGTCGGCGCTGGGCCCGCAGGTCAGCTTCGTGCGCTGCGACGTGTCCGTGGAGGAGGACGTCAGGCGCGCCGTGGACTGGGCGCTGTCGCGGCACGGCGGGCGGCTCGACGTCTACTGCAACAACGCCGGGGTGCTGGGCCGCCAGACGCGCGCCGCCAAGAGCATCCTCTCCTTCGACGCGGGCGAGTTCGACCGCGTGCTCCGCGTCAACGCGCTGGGCGCCGCGCTCGGGATGAAGCACGCGGCGCTCGCCatggcgccgcgccgcgccgggaGCATCGTCTCCATCGCCAGCGTCGCGGGGGTGCTCGGCGGCCTGGGGCCACACGCCTACACCGCCTCCAAGCACGCCATCGTGGGGCTCACCAAGAACGCGGCCTGCGAGCTCGGCGCGCACGGCATCCGCGTCAACTGCGTGTCGCCCTTCGGCGTCGCCACGCCCATGCTCATCAACGCCTGGTGCCAGGGCCACGACGCCGCCGGCGACGCCGACCTCGACCTCGACATCACCGTGCCCAGCGACGAGGAGGTGGAGAAGATGGAAGAGGTGGTCAGGGGCCTGGCCACGCTCAAGGGCCCCACGCTGAGACCCAAGGACATCGCCGAGGCGGTGCTCTTCCTGGCCAGCGACGAGTCCAGGTACATCTCCGGCCACAACCTCGTCGTGGACGGCGGCGTCACCACCTCCAGGAACCTGATCGGCTTGTGA
- the LOC136537509 gene encoding LOW QUALITY PROTEIN: uncharacterized protein (The sequence of the model RefSeq protein was modified relative to this genomic sequence to represent the inferred CDS: substituted 2 bases at 2 genomic stop codons) — protein MYTQWKNLNIRASGLGRDPSTGCISVSEERWKEQNAAMPVCIRFRDATLEHEDDLRIMFDAICVTNERLDASYENKVGAVEGNTIDVDGDGNGTPKVSPIDEKRGKDKVLHDSPHKNKKQRTIKDQCMKRLVDAYELKAQSSKNSTTSPVVDHMSSCSDTKESSGDIADGGADTEDDDDDFMVLYLALQCMDGGSGMNKPRTIPPETRIQWVERQLQDSDDCYDMFRMRRTVFRRLHETLVNDYGLTSSKEVCSKEALGMFLWMCGAPQYVRQAKNKFHQSKETISRKFGEVLQSINRMTADIIKPKDSQFTIVHAKLLEDRFWPHFKDCIGAIDGSHIPIIVPLFEQPMYFGRHGYASQNIMAVCDFDTRFTFVVSGWPRSVHDTRILMDTLVTYKDQFPHAPEDMLSKYYLVDSGYPNRKEFLAPYKGQRYHVSEWQHGHXPTGSKXVFNYAHSSLRNVIERSFGVLKMKWHILLNMPKYSVKKQSKIIIAMMALHNFIRDSAIHDADFGNYSNEDSVGDSQSSMDNSSVLRDDSDMGAFRDSIAIALM, from the exons ATGTATACACAGTGGAAGAATTTGAACATTAGAGCTAGTGGTTTGGGAAGGGATCCTTCAACTGGGTGCATTTCAGTTAGTGAAGAACGGTGGAAAGAGCAAAATGCG GCTATGCCTGTCTGTATAAGATTTAGGGATGCAACACTTGAGCATGAGGATGACTTAAGGATTATGTTTGATGCTATCTGTGTAACAAATGAGAGATTAGACGCATCATATGAAAATAAAGTTGGGGCAGTGGAAGGTAACACAATAGATGTGGATGGGGATGGAAATGGCACTCCTAAGGTTTCACCAATAGATGAGAAGCGCGGGAAAGACAAAGTGTTGCATGATTCCCCTCACAAAAATAAGAAGCAGAGGACCATTAAAGATCAGTGTATGAAGAGACTAGTAGATGCATATGAACTGAAGGCTCAGAGTAGTAAAAATTCCACAACTTCTCCGGTGGTGGATCAT ATGAGCTCTTGTAGTGATACTAAAGAATCAAGTGGTGACATTGCGGATGGTGGTGCAGAtacagaggatgatgatgatgatttcatgGTGTTGTACCTTGCTCTCCAGTGCATGGATGGTGGATCTGGTATGAACAAGCCTAGGACTATACCTCCTGAAACTAGAATTCAGTGGGTCGAGCGCCAACTTCAAGACAGTGATGATTGTTATGACATGTTTCGAATGAGAAGGACAGTCTTTCGACGTCTTCATGAGACATTGGTGAATGATTATGGCTTGACATCCAGTAAAGAGGTATGTAGCAAGGAAGCACTTGGAATGTTCCTATGGATGTGTGGTGCACCACAATATGTTAGGCAAGCTAAGAATAAGTTTCATCAATCAAAGGAAACTATTAGTAGGAAGTTTGGTGAGGTTCTACAAAGTATTAATAGGATGACAGCTGACATCATCAAACCAAAAGATTCTCAGTTTACAATTGTGCATGCAAAACTTCTAGAAGATAGATTTTGGCCTCATTTCAAGGATTGCATAGGTGCAATTGATGGATCACATATACCTATTATAGTACCATTGTTTGAACAACCTATGTACTTTGGTCGGCACGGATATGCTTCGCAAAATATCATGGCGGTTTGTGACTTTGATACGAGGTTTACATTTGTTGTCAGTGGTTGGCCTAGATCAGTACATGACACCCGAATATTAATGGATACATTAGTAACATATAAGGATCAATTTCCACATGCCCCAGAAGATATGCTTA GTAAGTATTATCTTGTCGACTCAGGATATCCTAATAGAAAGGAATTTCTTGCCCCTTACAAGGGTCAAAGATATCATGTGTCTGAATGGCAACATGGCCACTAACCAACAGGATCAAAGTAGGTGTTTAACTATGCACATTCATCCCTTAGAAATGTGATTGAACGTAGCTTTGGTGTACTCAAGATGAAATGGCACATTCTGTTGAACATGCCTAAGTATTCAGTAAAGAAGCAATCGAAAATCATAATCGCAATGATGGCTCTTCATAATTTCATTAGAGACAGTGCCATACATGATGCAGACTTTGGAAACTATAGTAATGAAGATAGTGTAGGAGATTCACAGTCTTCCATGGACAACTCAAGTGTGCTAAGAGATGACAGTGACATGGGTGCTTTTCGTGATTCTATTGCTATTGCACTGATGTAA
- the LOC136535859 gene encoding U2 small nuclear ribonucleoprotein B''-like, producing the protein MLSGDIPPNQTIYLNNLNEKVKKEELKRSLYALCSQYGRILDVVVLKTQKLRGQAWVVFSEITAATNAFRGLQDFDFYGKRMRIQYAKTKSDCIAKEDGTYAPKEKRKKQEEKAAEKKRRAEEAQQAGPNASAAQSNGTGYQASRLGKVSQEPPAPPNNILFIQNLPDQTTSMMLQILFQQYPGFREVRMIEAKPGIAFVEFEDDGQSMVAMQALQGFKITPENPMAISYAKK; encoded by the exons ATGCTGTCCGGCGACATCCCCCCGAACCAGACCATCTACCTCAACAACCTCAACGAGAAGGTCAAGAAAGAAG AGTTGAAGAGATCGCTTTATGCCCTGTGCTCACAGTATGGAAGGATACTGGATGTGGTGGTCCTGAAAACTCAAAAATTGAGGGGGCAAGCATGGGTGGTGTTTAGCGAAATTACAGCTGCTACTAATGCTTTCCGTGGATTGCAAGACTTCGATTTCTATGGCAAAAGAATG CGAATACAATATGCAAAAACAAAATCAGATTGTATTGCAAAAGAAGATGGTACTTATGCTCCTAAGGAGAAAAGGAAGAAGCAAGAGGAGAAAG CTGCTGAGAAAAAACGACGAGCAGAAGAGGCACAACAAGCTGGCCCCAATGCTTCTGCTGCCCAAAGCAATGGAACT GGCTATCAAGCGTCTCGTCTGGGCAAGGTTTCGCAAGAGCCACCTGCTCCTCCGAACAACATCCTCTTCATCCAGAACTTGCCAGACCAGACCACGAGCATGATGCTCCAGATCCTGTTCCAGCAGTACCCTGGCTTCAGGGAAGTTCGGATGATCGAAGCCAAACCAGGCATTGCTTTTGTGGAGTTTGAGGACGACGGCCAGTCCATGGTCGCGATGCAGGCTCTCCAAGGCTTCAAGATCACCCCAGAGAACCCCATGGCTATATCCTATGCCAAAAAATGA
- the LOC136535858 gene encoding protein SCAR2-like, giving the protein MPLSRHTVGNEYALGGRDLYRAANQHDPEAVLDGVAMAGLIGVLRQLGDLAEFAAQVFHGLYDEVMSTSARGHGLMLRVQQLEAELPLLEKDSCQRDYLYVASNRGVDWHSNPRVDHGVVARGDTPRFIMDSIKQCRGPPKLFMLDKYDIGGEGACLKRYSDPSFFKKDSACSTLLLEGTQNERRPLIAMEIRPNLQNAEIFRPPNEADNFSKLETDLSGEAMDEVPTNRRRLKYRQLNGSVFQSFRPLMQNLYEKPSSEDKFVTGDHSKVHVSMNDSPESDTEERDIMVDTSVNMEKGKVTVRKNRSISEEALSRSSDARSAGSSKGYNSEVDIYMDALTTMDCEVETDSEHRGHGQCTFDRMDSDNRFSNAQNTMAPRTSSLEKKDKSDVASPNRDMSNQYEEAIVSTQHTKPVVGEHERTSSLEELLDKEKPASWDHERASSLEELLTEDFNAPESGVREQATEEQSCNGSVTSVVSNGTQDITKTKEVKENSNIATISFKKIASKRSKYVGSMELIASKVGILPRKLSKKHDPFSDSLRYMAKQLLELKYDGTQDRDLYDFEADGVGCDVKYQEIYDPPVEIKESDDVHKILSDSPYDDVDSRKCLQEEVNHELEHDVPPTDSPHDSVPDERNGFQDSNMVYLTGIITSCSSQEEEGCASTALDENSSTGVINHILEHAQEKFEDHLDKEVNEDIHTEVISENASDKCEDLKEVGIYTEQVNVEDIEESNKSDVYVLDDETAEYIEEQVVSDGMISSPVSSKQSDDPCRITPLALAEEDDTVACKIFGSPEVEHITLSETFTDIDLPSVVTESVINSEHAMPDNEQYYLHPKTTFGQDPILGSYEIVGEIGQVPLCSSTTEAITPELTVNTEDKHEFHQAVYQEPSNSVNSSTEVFGDPLAPDSRDVPPSVISSFDWMLNGAMQQSFNILPSHPTNGNAQENGSSEDAPPPLPPLPPMQWRTNKLQTGSSPLPAKIGRPPRPKSPVKQQESEATWVLQEKSLHKGLSLQNEVVQATISSDHEINQILIMDCHENRHQEGEEYDAQDSNPFPSSEVECLSEVASVKYENLHTLQLPELIVVPEEAWSVFGNIKFIPEQEGKHQLSNGLSVCNGLCTSDLSAQKTSQKPEIFEDYKEKEFSAAGNDKVADSEENRPNGAIKQDGMLNPDLPAQQKNDEHDCDDKAREFSSALEEESSKSPTHVVPKPPRYPLLPVTSHDRSMLRKAPTLVQLSDEKNTLLEQIKNKSFNLKPVLAKRPDVMGGPKTNLQVVAILERAHAIRQAVADDDDEDSWSE; this is encoded by the exons ATGCCCCTGTCGCGGCACACGGTCGGGAACGAGTACGCGCTGGGCGGCCGCGACCTCTACCGCGCGGCCAACCAGCACGACCCGGAGGCCGTCCTCGATGGCGTCGCCATGGCCGGACTCATCGGCGTCCTCCGCCAGCTCGGCGACCTCGCTGA ATTTGCCGCACAGGTATTCCACGGCCTGTATGATGAGGTGATGAGCACGTCTGCGCGAGGGCACGGGCTCATGCTCCGAGTGCAGCAGCTGGAGGCAGAGCTGCCACTGCTAGAGAAAGACTCCTGCCAGAGAGACTATCTGTATGTTGCTTCTAATAGGG GTGTCGATTGGCATTCAAATCCAAGGGTGGACCATGGGGTTGTCGCAAGAGGTGACACGCCTCGCTTCATCATGGATTCAATCAAGCAGTGTCGTGGACCACCCAAACTCTTCATGCTTGACAA GTATGATATCGGTGGCGAGGGGGCGTGCTTGAAGAGATACTCGGACCCGTCCTTCTTCAAGAAGGATTCCGCATGTTCTACCTTGCTGCTGGAAGGAACTCAAAATGAAAGAAGACCTCTGATAGCCATG GAGATCAGGCCTAACCTTCAGAATGCTGAGATTTTCCGACCCCCAAATGAAGCCGACAATTTCTCCAA ACTGGAGACAGATTTATCTGGTGAAGCTATGGATGAAGTTCCTACAAACCGCAGACGACTGAAGTACCGCCAACTAAATGGATCTGTATTTCAAAGCTTCAGACCACTTATGCAGAATCTGTATGAAAAGCCTTCATCAGAGGATAAATTCGTGACAGGTGACCACTCAAAAGTGCATGTATCTATGAATGATTCGCCTGAATCAGACACTGAAGAGAGAGACATCATGGTAGACACGTCCGTCAACATGGAAAAAGGCAAGGTCACTGTTCGCAAGAACAGATCAATTTCTGAAGAAGCACTGTCACGTTCTTCAGATGCTCGGTCAGCAGGAAGCAGCAAGGGCTACAACTCTGAAGTTGATATCTACATGGATGCATTAACCACGATGGATTGTGAAGTGGAGACAGATTCGGAACACAGGGGCCATGGACAATGTACCTTCGATAGGATGGATTCAGACAATAGATTCTCCAATGCTCAAAACACCATGGCACCGAGGACTAGCAGCTTGGAGAAGAAAGACAAGTCAGATGTTGCCTCACCAAACAGAGATATGAGTAACCAGTATGAAGAAGCCATTGTCTCCACACAACACACCAAACCAGTTGTTGGTGAACATGAGAGGACCAGCTCGTTAGAGGAACTGCTTGACAAAGAAAAACCAGCTTCTTGGGATCATGAGAGGGCTAGCTCCTTGGAGGAATTGCTCACCGAAGATTTCAATGCTCCAGAATCTGGAGTAAGAGAGCAAGCTACTGAAGAACAGAGCTGCAATGGCAGTGTCACCAGTGTTGTATCAAATGGCACACAAGATATTACTAAGACCAAGGAAGTCAAGGAAAATTCCAACATCGCAACTATTTCCTTCAAGAAAATAGCAAGCAAGAGGTCCAAGTATGTCGGCAGCATGGAGCTCATTGCTTCAAAAGTTGGCATTCTGCCGAGGAAACTCTCCAAGAAGCATGACCCTTTCTCtgattccctccggtacatggcgAAGCAACTCCTTGAACTGAAGTATGATGGCACTCAAGATAGAGACTTATATGACTTTGAAGCAGACGGTGTGGGATGTGATGTCAAGTACCAGGAAATTTATGACCCTCCTGTTGAAATCAAGGAGAGTGACGATGTGCACAAAATTCTGTCAGATTCACCTTATGATGATGTGGATTCAAGAAAATGCCTGCAGGAAGAAGTAAACCATGAGCTGGAGCATGATGTTCCACCTACTGACAGTCCACATGATTCAGTCCCTGATGAAAGAAATGGATTTCAGGACTCCAACATGGTCTACTTGACAGGCATCATTACATCTTGCAGttcccaagaagaagaaggatgtgcAAGTACTGCACTTGATGAGAATTCATCTACGGGAGTGATCAACCATATTTTGGAGCATGCTCAAGAGAAGTTCGAGGACCATCTTGACAAGGAAGTGAATGAGGACATTCATACAGAAGTCATTTCTGAAAATGCATCTGATAAGTGTGAAGACTTGAAGGAAGTCGGCATTTACACGGAGCAGGTGAATGTGGAAGATATTGAGGAAAGCAATAAATCTGATGTATATGTGTTGGATGATGAAACTGCCGAGTATATAGAAGAGCAGGTAGTTTCAGATGGCATGATCTCTTCACCGGTTTCATCCAAGCAATCGGATGATCCTTGCCGGATAACTCCACTCGCTCTGGCAGAAGAAGATGATACAGTGGCATGTAAGATCTTCGGCAGCCCTGAAGTGGAGCATATTACATTGTCAGAAACATTCACGGATATTGATCTACCTAGTGTGGTAACTGAGTCAGTTATCAACAGCGAACATGCCATGCCAGATAATGAACAGTACTATTTACATCCAAAAACTACATTTGGACAAGATCCTATTCTCGGCAGCTATGAAATTGTAGGGGAAATTGGGCAAGTTCCACTATGCAGCTCAACCACTGAGGCTATAACTCCAGAACTAACTGtaaacacagaggacaagcatgAGTTTCATCAAGCTGTGTATCAGGAACCATCGAATTCAGTAAATAGCAGTACTGAAGTTTTTGGAGATCCACTAGCTCCTGACTCCAGAGATGTTCCACCGTCAGTCATCTCAAGCTTCGATTGGATGCTTAATGGTGCAATGCAGCAGTCATTCAATATCCTTCCTTCTCATCCAACTAATGGAAATGCACAAGAAAATGGTTCTTCTGAAGATGCGCCGCCACCGCTTCCACCTCTTCCACCAATGCAGTGGCGAACAAACAAGCTACAGACAGGGTCATCACCATTACCTGCAAAGATTGGAAGACCACCAAGGCCAAAATCTCCagtaaaacaacaagaaagtGAAGCTACTTGGGTTCTTCAGGAAAAGAGTCTGCACAAAGGCTTGAGTTTGCAGAATGAAGTAGTGCAGGCAACCATttctagtgatcatgagataaATCAAATCCTTATCATGGATTGTCATGAAAATCGTCACCAGGAAGGAGAGGAGTATGATGCCCAGGATTCTAATCCATTTCCCTCGTCAGAAGTTGAATGCTTGTCAGAAGTTGCTTCAGTAAAATATGAAAATCTGCACACATTGCAGCTACCTGAGCTTATCGTTGTTCCGGAAGAGGCATGGTCAGTGTTTGGTAATATAAAATTCATACCAGAACAAGAAGGAAAACACCAACTAAGCAATGGACTTTCTGTTTGCAATGGCTTGTGCACTTCTGATTTGTCAGCACAAAAGACCAGCCAGAAGCCTGAAATTTTTGAAGATTATAAGGAAAAGGAATTTTCAGCTGCAGGTAATGACAAAGTTGCAGATTCAGAAGAAAACAGACCAAATGGTGCTATTAAACAGGATGGTATGCTGAATCCTGACTTGCCAGCGCAACAGAAAAACGACGAACATGATTGTGATGACAAGGCCAGGGAGTTTTCCTCTGCATTAGAAGAGGAATCGTCAAAATCACCAACTCATGTAGTGCCAAAACCACCTAGATATCCTCTACTTCCTGTTACTTCTCATGACAGAAGCATG CTAAGAAAGGCTCCAACTTTGGTTCAGCTTTCAGATGAGAAGAACACACTTTTGGAACAGATAAAGAACAAG TCTTTCAACTTGAAGCCTGTTCTTGCAAAGAGACCAGATGTAATGGGTGGTCCAAAAACGAACTTACAAGTGGTGGCCATTCTAGAGAGAGCCCATGCGATTCGCCAG GCTGTTGCTGATGACGATGACGAGGATAGCTGGAGTGAGTAG